The region TGGTCTCAGCCGCATCCCACCGCCGCGGCGGCCTCAGCCCCGCCTCCGCGTGGTCTCGGGCCGCTCTCGCGGGCCGCCCTCGCGGCGCGCGCGATGGCACGATCGAACGCATGGACCAGCGGATGATGCGCGCCTATCTCGACCGCATCGGCGCCCCGGCGCCGCGCGCGGCCGACCTCGACACGTTGCGTGAGCTGCACCAGCGGCACCTCTACCACGTGCCGTGGGAGAACATCCACACCCGTCTCGGCACGCCGGTCACCCTCGACGAGGACGTGTTCCTCGACAAGCTCGTACGGCTGCGCCGCGGCGGCGGGTGCTACGAGCTCAACGGCGCCTTCGCCGCGCTGCTGCGCGAGATCGGGTACGACGTCACGCTGCTCGCGGCGGCGGTGTTCGAGGAGGACGGCACGCCCGTCTTCCCGCTCGACCACCTCGTCCTGCGGGTCGAGCTGGACGGCCCCTGGCTGGTGGACGTCGGGTTCGGCCAGTTCAACGTGTTCCCGCTGCGCATGGACACCGACGAGCCGCAGCGTGACCCCGGGGGCGAGTTCCGGGTGGTCGAGGCCGGCCACGGCGACCTCGACGTGTACTGCGACGGCAGCCCGCGCTACCGGGTCGAGGCGCACCCCCGGCGACTGCGCGACTTCGTGCCGTCCTGGGACTGGCACCAGGTGTCGCCCGAGTCGTTCTGGAACGCGATGGACCTCTGCTCGCTCAGCACCCCGGACGGCCGGGTGACGCTGCACGGCAACCGGCTGATCACGACGTCGGGCGGCCGTACGACGGAGGTGACGCTGGAGGACGAGCAGGCGGTCGTGGCGGCCTACCGCGACATCTTCGGCATCGACCTGGACCGGTCGCCCGGAGCCTGCCACGCCGAGCGCTTCGCCACGACGGAATCCGTCAGTGCCTGAGCCGCCCGCCCCCAGCCCGGAGGCCGGGCTGGGGGCCGGGTTCACTTGTCGAGCAGGGCGGCGACGTCGCCGACGATGACGTCGAGGCGGCTGCCGGTGCCGAAGATCCCGTCCACGCCGAGGGCCAGCAGCGTGGTCCGGTCCTCGGCCGGGATCGTGCCGCCGACGACGACCCGCACGTCTCCCAGCCCCTCGGCGCCCAGGGCGCCCATCAGGCGGCGGCACTCGTGCAGGTGGTTGCCCGACAGAGACGACAACCCGACCATGTCGGGCCGCTCCCGGCGTACGGCGGCCACGAGGTCGGCAGGGGTGGTGTGCCCGAGATAGACCACGTCCATCCCGGCCTCCCGCAGCCCGTTGCACACCACGATGGCGCCCCGCCAGTGGGCGTCCATCCCCAGCTTCGCCACGACGCCCTTGCGGCCGCTCAGCTCTCCTGCCACAACGGGAACTCCCATCGTCCCAGCTCGTCGCGGAACACCCGGCCGAGCTCGCCCAACGTGACATCCGCGTCGACCGCGTCGAGAACCGCCGGCATGACGTTCTCGCCGTCCCGGCAGGCGCGGGCGACCCGCTTGAGGGCGACGCCGGCCGCCTCCCGGTCGCGGCGGGACCGCGTCCGCTCCAGCGCGGCCACCTGCCGGTCGAGACTGCCGTCGGGCAGTTCGAAGCGGTCGAGCTCCTCGGCGTCGCCGTCGAGTTGCGTGTTGACGCCGACGACCAGGCGCTCGCCGTTCTCGATCGCCTTCTGCTCGGCGAAGGCGGTCCGCGCGAGCTCCGCGTGTACCCATCCCCGCTCGGTCGCGGCGACGATCCCGCCGAGCTCCCCGATGCGCTCCAGGACCCGCCGGGCCCGCTCCTCCAGCGCGTCGGTGAGGTACTCCACGAGGTAGCTGCCGCCGAGCGGGTCGGCGACCTTCGCCACCCCGGTCTCGTGCAGCAGCACGTACTGCGTGCGCAGCGCGGTCAGCGCGGCGTGCTCGCTCGGGATGCACACCGCCTCGTCGTACCCGTTGACGTGCAGCGACTGGGTGCCGCCGCACACCGCCGCGAGGCCCTGCAGGGCGCTCCGCGCGATGTTGACGTGCGCGTGCCGGGCGCTGTTGGTCACCCCCGACGTCTGGACGTGGTAGCGCAGCAGCTGCGCCCGCGGGTCGCGGACGCCGAGCTCGTCGCGCACCCAGTGGGCCCACATGCGGCGCAGCGCGCGATACTTCGCGACCTCCTCGAAGAAGTCGCTGTGCGCGCTGAGGAAGAAGGTGACCCGGGCGAGGACCGGCTCGGCGGCGAGGCCGCGGTCGAGCAGCGCCCGTACGACGGCCTGGCCGTGGGCCAGGCACAGGGCCATCTCCAGGACCGCGTCCGCGCCGGCCTCGCGGTAGTTGTAGCCGCTCACGCTGACCGGGTTCCAGCGCGGCATCGTCCGCAGCGCGAACTCGGCCAGGTCGCAGGCCAGCCGGAAGGACCCGGCGGGCGGCAGCGCCTCGGGCGCGATGGTGATCGCCGTCTCCATGAGGAAGTCGTTCTGGCTGGTGCCCGCGAGGCGGGCGGGCGCGAAGCCCCGCCGCTCGGCCGACCGCACGTACATCGCGAGGTGGGGCACCGCCCCGATCGGCTGGGAGGAGACCAGCGAGACGCTCACCTCGTCCAGCGGGATGCCGTCGAAGAGCGTGTCGAAGTCGCCGCGCAGGTCCACGGCGACGCCGCCGCGGCCGACGTCGGCCCCGGCCCTCGGGTCGTCGGAGTCGAAGGCCCGCAGGCTGGGATAGTCGAAGACGCCGTTGATCCCGGTGGCCCCGCCGTCGAGCAGCATCCGGTAGCGGGCGTTGGTCTCCTGGGCGGTGCCGAACCCGGCGAGCTGCCGGATGGTCCAGGGACGTTCTCGGTACATCCCCGGACGGATGCCGCGGGTGTACGGGAACTCACCGGGCAGGCCCAGCCGGTCGTCCGGCCCCCCGGCCGGCTTGTCGCCCGGCCCGTCGCCCGGCCCGTCGGCGGGGTCCACGGGGTGCCGCTCCGCCGTGCCGGGCACCGTCACCTCCGGCACCGTCACCTCCGGCACCGCCACCTCCGGCAGCGGCACGCCGCTCGCCGAACGGATCGGCGCGTCCTCCGCCGGCTGCTTCCTGACGCCGTTCATGAGGCCGAGGCTGACAGGTGCGCGCGAGGGTGACCAATCGCCGAGACCACCCCGAGATCGGCCGGAGTCGCAGGTGAGAGGGCATGCGGCGGGCGACCGAACCGGACCTGACAGACTAGGGGTCATTCCCCCGTGCCCCGGCCACCCTCGTCGTACGGTGTGCTCCATGACGGGATCCTTGACGGGCAAGGTCGCGCTGGTCGCCGGAGCGACCCGGGGAGCGGGCAGGGGCATAGCGGTCGAGCTGGGCGCCGCGGGCGCGACCGTCTACTGCACCGGACGGTCGAGCGAGTCCGGGCGCTCGGAGATGGACCGGCCGGAGACCATCGAGGAGACCGCGGCCCTGGTGGACGCGGCCGGCGGCCACGGCGTCCCCGTGCGCGTGGACCACCTCGTGCCCGAGGAGGTGCGGGCACTGGTCGCCCGCATCGAGAAGGAACAGGGCGCCCTGCACGTCCTGGTCAACGACATCTGGGGCGCGACCAGGATGGAGTGGGACAAGCCGGTCTGGGAGTCGGACCTGGAGTACGGCCTCCACCAGCTCCGCCTGGCCGTGGACACCCACGCGATCACCAGCCACTTCGCGCTGCCTCTGCTCATCAAGAACCCCGGCGGCCTGGTGGTGGAGGTGACCGACGGAACCGACGAGTACAACGCCGCCAACTACCGGGTCTCCTTCTTCTACGACGTGGCCAAGGGCGCGGTCAGCCGCATCGCCTTCGCCCTGGCGCACGAACTGAAGTCGTTCGGCTGCACGGCCGTGCTGCTCACTCCCGGATGGCTGCGCTCGGAGTTCATGCTGGAGCAGTTCGGCGTCAGCGAGGAGAACTGGCGCGACGCCACGAAGTTCTCCCCGCACTTCGCGATCTCCGAGACCCCCGCGTACGTGGGACGCGCCGTCGCGGCCCTCGCCGGCGACCCCGAGGTGGCGCGCTGGAACGGTCAGTCCCTCTCCAGCGGGCAGCTCGCGCGGGTCTACGACTTCACCGACGTCGACGGCAGCCGGCCGGACGCGTGGCGCTATCTGGTCGAGGTGCAGGACCGCGGCCTGCCGGCCGACACGACGGGATATCGCTGAGCCGGCCGTCCGGCCGCATGGAACGCATTGAACGGCGGCGGGATCGGCGGCGGGGAGACCGGGGTGAGAGCCCCTCTCGTTAGCGTGTGGCGGCGCTCCGACTCGCGGGCGTCGCCGTGGAAGACCGAATACGGCGGGGCTGAGGAGGAAGAACCGGTATGACGACGCTCACCGATGTCGCCTCCGGCTGGTCGCTGTCCGACCACGTGCCGGACCAGGTGATCGCGAGCTGCCTCTACGACTCACAGGGCTGGCTGCGCGAGTGGGAGAACAATCCCATCGAGCACCGCGTGCGCCACGCCTACGTCCACACCCGGCCGGAGGGCAAGGACGGCTCGTCCGTGCTGCCGCTCTACCTCACCACCCGATCGCCCTTCTGGCACGGGTACGAGGTGCAGGTCGGCCTGGTGGGCAGGTTCGGCAACCCGATCGTCTTCGCCGGGTCGACCTACTCGATGTACGGCAAGCGCGGGCGGGTGCCCGCCGATCTCGTCCGCGGCGCGTACGACACCGCGATGGAGTGGATCGCGGACGGCGACGCGGAGACGCTGGTCGTACCCAACCTCACCAAGGAGGGCGTGGCCGACTGGGTCGCCACCGTGGGCCCGCCGACCGGCCGGGTGCTGCTGGAGCGCACCTACTCCTGCGAGATGTCGCGCGACTACGAGGCCCACGTGCACGAGCGCCTGCCGAACAAGATCCGGCGGGACGTCGCGCGGCGGCTGCGCCGGGCGCACGAGCGCGGGCTGCGCGTCGAGATGGTCGAGGGCGACGCGGCGCACGACCTGGTCCCGGCGGCCTTCCCGCTGACGGTCGACACGAGCGACAAGAACGACTGGCCGGCGCTGTTCGACCAGGAGGCGCTGCACTCCATGCTGCGCGTGCCCGGGGCGATGATGCTCACCGCGAAGCTCGGCGACCGGCTCGTCGGCGCGTTCTTCGCGTTCCGCCGCGGCGACGAGGTCACGTACATGTGCGGCGGCGTCGACTACGCGACGCTGAACGACTACAGCACCTACATCGCGCTGATGTACGGCGGCACCCGGTGGGCCTACGAGAACGGCATGCGCCGCATCGAGTGGGGCCGGGACAACTACCGCTTCAAGGAGCGGCACGGCCTGACCGGGACCAACCTGTACGCCCTGGTCTACACGCCGCGGCCGCAACCCGACCTCAGCGTGGACATCGCGCACATGCACTGGGTGCTGTTCGACTACATCGAGGCGCATTGATGTCGCCTGCCCGGAGGCGTGCCGCGCTGCTGTTGATCGCGGTCATGAGCGTCAACGCCTCCTATACCGTGCTCATCCCGCTCGTGCCCGAGCTCCAGCACCGCGCGGGAGCCGACCGGACGGTGATCGCGCTGATGTTCGCCCTGTTCGCCGCGGCCAAGACGCTGTCCCAGCCGCTCGGCGGGCTGTGGGTGGACCGCTGGCGGCCGGGGCACGTCGCGTTCGTCGCCCAGCTCGTCGCCGCCGCCGGAATCGTGATCACGGCGGTGGCCCGCGACCCGCTGACGCTGCTGGCGGGCCGCGTCTGCTGGGGGCTGGGGGAGGGGCTGGTGACGCCCGCCCTCTATGCGGGCATGGGCCTGCTGTGCCGCCGGTACGGCCTGTCGACCAGCAGGTTGATCGGAACCTTCGGCACCGCCGCGATGGCGGGCTTCCTCGTCGGCCCGCTGGTCACCGGGGTGGCCGCGCCGCTGGGGCTGGAGACATTGTTCTTCGCGGGCGCGGCGGTCACGGCGGTCACCGCCTTCGGGTTGTTCCAGGCGATTCCCCGGTCCGGCGAGGAAGGGCCCGGGGAGGCCGAGGCGGACGCCGCCCCGGCCGCCGGCGACGCGCGCGCGGGCTCGGCCGGCCCCTGGTGGATGTGGGTGCTCGCGCTGGGCGCGCTGGACCTGTTCGCCAACGTGATCTACTCGGCCTTCGAGCCGATGCTGCCGCTCTACCTGAGCGCCGGTAGGGACGGCTTGGCACGCGGCACGATCTCGGTGGTCTTCGCCGTCGGCCTGGCCACCTTCGCCCTGTTCACCTGGGCGCTCGGCCGCTACACCGAGCGGCTGCGGCTGATGACCCTGATCCGCGCCGGCATGGCGGCCATGGCCCTCGGCCTGGCGGGCCTGACCCTGAGCGCGGAGGTGGCGCCGGTCGCGGCGTCGTTCGTCCTGTGCATGGCCGGTTGCGCGGTGCTCTACCTGACCGCGCGGCGGGGCCTCATCGAGCTGCGCTCGGCGATGAGCCGTCAGGGGAAGGCGTTCGGGCTGTTCGGCTTCATCGGCGACTCCGGCAACATCATCGGCCCGATCTTGGGGGTCGCCCTGTTCGGCTGGACCGGCGCCACCTCCTTCCTGCTGCTCGGCGTGCTCTGCGTGGTCGCGCTGGTGGGGCTGGCCGTGGCGTCCGGGCGGTTCCGCGGCACGCGGGCGACCGAGGCCGGCGAACCCACCAAAACCACCGAACCCACCGAACCCACCGAGGCGCAGGTGGTGGCGGCGCAGGAGACCTCGCCAAGACCGTCCTGATATCGGCTCGGGTGACAGTGATCGTCAGACTTGTCGAGCAGAATGCGGAGAGATCGAACTCATGAGCGTCACGCACCAGCAGGTCATGGAGCCCATCGTCTGCGGTCATCCCGCGGCGGCCCGGTTGCTGCCCTCCTTCGACGTCGCGCGGCTTCTCGAGGATCTGGACCGCCTGGACGACCACCAGTGGGCGTTGCAGCAGACCTTCACCTCCGCCGGGCTGGCCGAGCGGGCGCCCTATGACTGGCGCGCGCTGCCGCTCCGCAGCCCGACGGGCCGTCCCGAGCGCACCGACCCCGGCGGCGCCGGCCTGGACGAGTTCGCCGACACGCCCTGGCTCGCCCAGGCCCCCTACTTCGCCGAGATCCTGGCCTCGATCCCGGCCCCCCTGCGCTGCGTGCGACTGCTCGCGCTCGGGCCGGGCGCGATCGGCGAGGTCCACTTCGACACCAAGGTCGGCTTCCCCTGGGGAAACCTGCGGCTGCACGTGCCGATCACGACCAACCCCGGCGCCGCCCTGATCATCGACGGGGCGGAGCACCGGTGGCAGCCCGGCACGTTCTGGTTCGGCGACTTCGGCCGGTGGCACCAGGTGCTCAACACCGGCCAGGACAAGCGCATCCACATGATCGTCGACACACTGATCACGCCGGACACGCTGAGCCTGTTCCCCCCGGACTTCCTCGGCACGCTGTCCGCCGACGAGGTGCTCTACGCCCGTCCCGCCGTGCCGCTGGAGGACCCCGAGCGCTACCACTGCGCGTTCGAGATCCCCGCGTCGTTCGCCGACTGGGAGGAGGCGGAGGGCCAGTTCCTGCTACCCCAGCCGAAGCTCGCGGCGACCGTCGAGAGCGATGACGACGGGAGCCGCCTGGTCCTGACGCTGGACGGCGAGCCGGCGTTCGCTCTCGTCCACGTCGGCGAGGGCGAGTTCCGCTTCACCGGATGGACGGAGGAGCGCACCATCCAGGTCGTGCCCGGCGGTGCGGCGCCGGCCGTCGTCCTGCGGACCCGCCGGGGCACGGCCGAGCGCCGGCTGGAGATCCCCGCCACCCGGCGGATCCCGTCCGCGGCGTGAACCGTCGTCCCGTCCCGCCGGACGGCGCGGCCCGGCGGGACGGTCACGACCGGCCGAGGAGGAGACAGTGAGGATCGAGACGGTGAAGATCGAGACGGTGAACGGCCTGACCATCGGGCTGGTCGACGCCGACGAGGCCGAGCGCGGCGACTGGGAGCGCCACCGGGCCGAGCTGGACCTGGTCCGGGTCGTGGGCCCGCCCCCGGAGTCGTGGCCGCGGCTGCGGGCCGCGGGCTTCGCCGTCCACCCCGCGTGGATCACCTGGATGGCCTCGGTCGCCGCGTCGGAGGAGGAGTTCCTGAGCCGGCTGTCGGTGCAGGAACGGCGCAACGTGCGCCTCGGGCTGCGCTACGCGGCCGGCCGCGACGTCCGGATGGACGTGGCCGACCCGGTGGACGACCTCGTCTTCGACGACTTCCTCAAGTTGTACGAGCCGCACATCGGCGGCATGCGGCACGGCGTGCCGTACGCGAGCATGGAGCGCGAGGAGATCCTCGGGATGCGCGAGGACTACTTCGCCGTGCAGGCGTTCGAGGACGGCGCGCTCGTAGGCTGCTGCATGTGCCGCAAGCGCGCCGACGCCTCGACCGTGGTGATCCGGTTCGTGACGACGACCCAGGACAGCCGGCAACACCGCATTGTCCGCGCCATGTACATGCGGGTGTTCGCCAAGGCCCGCGAGATGGGGTACCGGAGCGTCTCTCTGGGCACCGACCCCGCGCTCTACGGCCACATCGCCAAGCCGGGGCTGTTCCGCTTCAAGAGCCGGCTGGGCTTCACCCCGATCCCGGCGCGGTTGTTCGGCACCATGGACGACCCCGACGAGGCCACCCGGGTGCTCCGCCTCGACACGCTCACCGAGCCGTCGTTGCTGATCTCGTACGCCCCGGTCCTGGAAGCACTGGCCCCGGACGCGGGAAGCGAGGGGATCACCTTCGACACCCCGCTGCGCCTGGACGTGCTGACCGGGGAGGACACCGGCGACCCGGAGGGGGACCTCGGGCCGTACCGGGCGCCGTTCCTCACCGGCCTCGGCGTGGTGCGGATCGGGTCAGCTTCTCAGCCGTGAACGACCGAGCTTGCAGCTCCTCGCCGTCGATGGATTCGACGGTTCAGGCCGCGTCGTCGGCAGCGTGACTCACTGCCCAGCCCGCGACACCGCGCGCGGCGATGTTGCGGGCAGCGTTGACGTCGGCGTGCTCAGCGAAGCCGCACGACGTGCAGGCGAAGGTGGCCTGGTCGGGCCGGTTCCTTTTGTCCACGTGCCCGCATGAGGAGCAGGTCTGGGAGGTGTAGGCCGGATCCACATGGATCACGGCGACTCCGGCGCGGGCCGCCTTGTCGGCGATGAAGCTTCCCAGCTGGTGGAAGCTCCACGAATGCAGCGTGACCCGCTGGGGCTTGCGGATGCTTCCAGCGCCGCCGCCTGCTCGGGCGTCGGCAGGAGTTTCACCTGCACCACCAGCCTCACATCGCACACACTACCGGTTGGCCCATGTCACCTCGATGGGAACCGAACCTGACGTCCGGACAGAAAACCCACGTCAGGGAAGCGATTCCTCTCGGGCGTGAACGCCCGGGGTTCCTCGCTGGTTGTCGACGACACGTGAAAAAAAACTGGTTCTGGCACTGATTTCGTGCGTTGACCCGTCTCAGTCGGCGAGGAGGATGCGTTTGCGCAGGAGGTCGGGGTTGGCTCGGCCGTACATCTGCCGCTTGAGCCGGCCCCCTCGCGGGGGTGCCGTCAGGCCGGTCCCGGATGCTCCACCAGGGCGAGCGCCCTGGTGGGGCTGCCCGAGCCGCCCACGATGGGCAGCGGCCCCACCATCAGCACGGCGCCGGTGGGCGGCAGCAGGGAGAGGTTGCGCAGCTGCGTCAGACCGTACTTCCCCGCGCCGTGGAAGTACCAGTGACACGGGTAGGGACGGTCGGCGAACTCGCCCGCGAGGCCGGCGTCGGTGCCGACGGTCTCCACGCCGATGCCGATCACCGGGGTCCGCTCGGCCAGCCAGCGCGCGCACTCCGGCGCTACGCCGGGCGTGTGCCCCTCGTTCAGGAACCGTGCCGGGTCCTCACGGCGGGTGTCCCAGCCGGTGCGGTAGAGCAGCCAGCCGCCCTCCGGAAGCTCGCCGTGGCTCTCCTGCCAGCGCTCGACGTGCTCGCGGCGCAGCAGGAAGTCGGGGTCGTCCGCCGCCTCCGCGGTGAAGTCGAGCACGACTGCCGGGCCCACGAGACGCCCGGGCGGCACCTCCGACACGTCGTGGGTGCCCTTGCCCGACAGCCAGTGCACGGGCGCGTCGAAGTGCGTGCCCGTGTGCTCCGACAGGCGGATGTTGTTCCAGTAGACGGTGGGCCCGGCGGCGTCGTAGTCGCTGATGACCTCACGGGAGAACGGCCACGGCTGGCCCCGCTCCGGCGGAAGCTGGATGATCGGCGTCCGCTCGGAGAGCGGAGCGGTGAGGTCGACGACCTCGACGACGCCGCGGCGCATCGCGTGGACGAGTTCGGTGAGCAGGCCCATGTCAGGCCACCATGATCTCGTCGCCGGACACCTTCAGCTTGAAGGCGGGCAGCGGCTGGTCCGCCGGGCCGAAGGTGACCGAGCCGTCGGCGATCGCGAACCTGCTGATGTGGCAGGGGCAGACGATCTCGCCGTCCGACACCTCGTCCACCCGGCAGCCCCGGTGGGTGCACAGGGCGGAGAACGCCTTGAAGGTGCCGGCCTCCGGCTGCGTCACCACGACGTCGAGGTCGGAGAGCACGTGGCCGCCGCCGACGGGGACGTCTGCGGTCCGGCCGAGGGAGGTGCCGCTCGGCGGCGCGTCCGCCGTACGGGCGACCTCGCACCCGGAGAGCGCGGCGGTCGCGGCGGCGGCCGCGGCCGCCGCGCCCGTTCCCGCGAGCACGGCGCGTCGGCTGTAGGTGGGACTCATCGGTTACCTCCGGAGAAGACTCCCGCCTCCGGCGGGGAGGAATCGGACCTGGGTGGGAGGGGTGGGAGGAGGCGGCGGTCAGCCCTTCGCGAGCGAGAGCTCCCCGGCGGACGCCGAGGCGCGCAGGGCGGACGCGAACCGCTCGCCGGAGCCGCCGGTGGCGGACAGGTGGCCGTCGGGCCGGGCCAGCCACCACACCGGCTGGTCCAGCCCGCCGTACGTGCCCGGCAGCGCCTGCCCGGCGGCCCGGGCGAGGGTGGTCCCGGCGGGCGCCGCGGCGGCGGGGGCGTCCGGGGGGACCACGATCACGAGGCGGGCGGGAAGAACCCACGGGCGCGCCCGCGCGGCCTCGACCACCGGCAGCGCCTCGGCCACGCCGGGCGCGAAGACCAGACCGGTGAAGCCCTGGCCGAGGAGCCGGCGCAGCCGGGTCGGCACGCCGTCCACCGTGACCTCGCCGTCGGGCGCGAACGCTCCCAGCAGCGGATGTCCCCGCTCGACGATGGGGGAGTCGGTGTAGGTGTGGGGCTCGGCCATCCTGCCGCTGTTGACGTGGCGGCGGGCGAGGCCGAGGATGCGCGACAGGCGCAGCAGCGCCGCGCGGGCCCACCGCCTGACCAGGTTGGGCGGCACCATGAAGCGGATGGTCGCCTCGGTCACCCGCAGGTTCTCCAGCGCGGCGGCGTACCGCTCGGTGTGGTAGCTGTCCAGCAGTTCCTCGCCGCCGCGGCCCGAAAGCACGAGCGCGAGCTTCCAGGCGAGGTTGTCGGCGTCCTGGATGCCGCTGTTCATGCCGCGCGAGCCGTACGGCGGCAGCGCGTGCGCCGCGTCGCCGGCGAACAGCACCCGGCCCACCCGGAGCCGCTCGACCACCCGCTGGTGGAAGCGGTAGGTGCTGACCCAGTCCACCTCGTACGGGATGTCGCCGATGACCGCCCTGACCCGCTGGTCGAACCGGCCGTCGGCGCGCTCGGCGTCGATGTCGGCGTCCGGAGGCAACTGCCAGTCGATGCGCCAGATGTCGTGCGGCTGCGGGTGCATGACGAGCTGCCGGCCGGGGTTGAAGTGCGGGTCGTAGTGGAAGTGCCGCTCCCGCGCCAGCGGCAGCTTCGCCTTGATGTCCGTGATGAGGAACCGGTCGCGGTGGGTGTAGCCGGTCCACCGGACGCCCATCAGCTCCCGGAGCCTGCTGCGCACGCCGTCGCAGGCGACCAGGTAGGAGAAGGCGAGCTCCCGCTCGCCCGTGCCGGTGCGCACGCGGACGGCCACGCCGTCCCCGTCCTGGCGCACGTCGGTCACCTCGTGGTCCCACCGCAGGTCGCAGAGGGGTTCGGCCTCCGCCGCCCGCACCAGGATCTGCTCGATGCGGTGCTGGGAGATGTTGACGAACGGCCCGAAGCCGGGGCCGCGGGGATACTCGGCCGCCCTGATCTCCCGGTTGCGCACGTAGGTCCGGGCGACGTCCCAGGTCACGCCCTCCTCGGCGATCGGGTCCGCGCAGCCGAACTTGTCCAGCACCTCCAGCACGTCGCCCTGGATCAGGCACGCCTTGGACCCCTGCTTGACCAGGTGCGGGCTCGCCTCCAGCAGCACGCACGGCACGCCCTGACCGGCGAGCCGCAGCGCCGCGACCAGTCCCACCGGCCCGGCGCCGACGATGCCGACCGGTGCCTCGACTCCGCTCACGGCGCCCTCCTCGTCTCCTTGTCGGCCTCCAGGACGGCCTCGCCGTCCGCGTGCAGGCCGTTGCCGTTGCCGTTGGTGCTCACGCCGTTGCTGTTCATGCCGTTGCTGTTCATGCCGGTGCCGGGCACGCCGTTCTGCAGGGTGCGGAACACCGGCAGGTCGCGGACGGCCGCCAGGTACGGCGTGCCCTGCGTGTATCCGGTGCCGGAGGCCTCGCCCAGCATGCGCACGGCCAGCCGGTAGTGGGTCTGGCGCCAGCGGGCGAG is a window of Microbispora sp. NBC_01189 DNA encoding:
- a CDS encoding cyclase family protein; the protein is MGLLTELVHAMRRGVVEVVDLTAPLSERTPIIQLPPERGQPWPFSREVISDYDAAGPTVYWNNIRLSEHTGTHFDAPVHWLSGKGTHDVSEVPPGRLVGPAVVLDFTAEAADDPDFLLRREHVERWQESHGELPEGGWLLYRTGWDTRREDPARFLNEGHTPGVAPECARWLAERTPVIGIGVETVGTDAGLAGEFADRPYPCHWYFHGAGKYGLTQLRNLSLLPPTGAVLMVGPLPIVGGSGSPTRALALVEHPGPA
- a CDS encoding Rieske (2Fe-2S) protein, which codes for MSPTYSRRAVLAGTGAAAAAAAATAALSGCEVARTADAPPSGTSLGRTADVPVGGGHVLSDLDVVVTQPEAGTFKAFSALCTHRGCRVDEVSDGEIVCPCHISRFAIADGSVTFGPADQPLPAFKLKVSGDEIMVA
- a CDS encoding FAD-dependent monooxygenase gives rise to the protein MSGVEAPVGIVGAGPVGLVAALRLAGQGVPCVLLEASPHLVKQGSKACLIQGDVLEVLDKFGCADPIAEEGVTWDVARTYVRNREIRAAEYPRGPGFGPFVNISQHRIEQILVRAAEAEPLCDLRWDHEVTDVRQDGDGVAVRVRTGTGERELAFSYLVACDGVRSRLRELMGVRWTGYTHRDRFLITDIKAKLPLARERHFHYDPHFNPGRQLVMHPQPHDIWRIDWQLPPDADIDAERADGRFDQRVRAVIGDIPYEVDWVSTYRFHQRVVERLRVGRVLFAGDAAHALPPYGSRGMNSGIQDADNLAWKLALVLSGRGGEELLDSYHTERYAAALENLRVTEATIRFMVPPNLVRRWARAALLRLSRILGLARRHVNSGRMAEPHTYTDSPIVERGHPLLGAFAPDGEVTVDGVPTRLRRLLGQGFTGLVFAPGVAEALPVVEAARARPWVLPARLVIVVPPDAPAAAAPAGTTLARAAGQALPGTYGGLDQPVWWLARPDGHLSATGGSGERFASALRASASAGELSLAKG